A window of the Dioscorea cayenensis subsp. rotundata cultivar TDr96_F1 chromosome 14, TDr96_F1_v2_PseudoChromosome.rev07_lg8_w22 25.fasta, whole genome shotgun sequence genome harbors these coding sequences:
- the LOC120275084 gene encoding DNA polymerase alpha-associated DNA helicase A isoform X2, giving the protein MEGMVIWLWTSSSLGLLMIYLMEISSRERQVVKNPLTFESMKSYLNSYTFPMLEEVRADVASCLEAIGKAPFTNIVEINKIGPKKQLLYHIKIGRQNASVAGKNEIYIPKRGDIFVLTDTRPKLVSDLIQNGRSYRIAIVSKGGDDDDEMPPYMYKISLSKCLDNDQFCDIGNSKTPLFAVYLLNIATSSRIWKAIDFELATKRNLLLVKEIINTKSLIFKDRKVPQSDVVCNIKKKLLAFNLNESQNNAVLSCVSAAQCNDNCSIDLIWGPPGTGKTKTTGALLCLLKEMKCRTLICAPTNTAVMEVASRYMKLLKENAAGEGTLLLGDVLLFGNKDRMNVDDNLCDVFLDNRVKKLIPWFAQKTGWRYCLASMVEFFLNCLKLYQDHVGKELMTLEDFVRRKFLENSRSLSQCLTTLRTHLPSASVAEESSRDIVLLLDLLQEFNCLLRKNFTSSDLVEVFRSNSGLNSNSKTSELRKSKERCLQVLYRLQSGLKLPPTSSKRGIGDFCMQKASLMFTTASSSSKLYNMKEMKPLDVLVIDEAAQLKECETLIPLQLSVVRHTILIGDECQLPAMVKSKASENALFGRSLFERLSSLGYKKQLLNVQYRMHPSISRFPNASFYNNQISDGPNVVDKKHTRCFLPGSMFGPYSFINIEFGNEVADNLAHSKKNLVEVAVISDIISRLSSECVRTTQRVSVGIICPYTAQVSAIQEKLGKVYNGHRFFSVRVNSVDGFQGSEEDIIIFSAVRSNSSGTVGFLYNHQRTNVALTRARHCLWVLGNAPTLSSSGTIWSKLVRDAKYRGCFFDGKDDKSIMNVMMKHCNGFSQINDQIYDMNSLDISKTQEKKTGEINVLSNQFLQLSVDNTSEAPKCDSRKIKTSEGKRMENNTKMEDKRKWQTTENHVSEVMYQPKYHPSTSKSEVHVPIYISNVAPCSTTRVETTPKEKNVVKHEKLSNLSSKVVHHSEHPQLIKSEGYMQTGTLRNWSNQNNDASSSTIKMTTAPKPKQVNEEKKEPSYISDTILASVAVAVIGSAASRIFRWFNQS; this is encoded by the exons ATGGAGGGAATGGTGATTTGGTTATGGACTTCATCTTCTCTTGGTCTCTTGATGATATATTTAATGGAGATCTCTTCAAGGGAaag ACAGGTTGTGAAGAATCCTTTAACTTTTGAATCTATGAAGAGTTATCTGAATTCATATACTTTTCCTATGCTTGAGGAAGTACGTGCTGATGTTGCTTCTTGTCTTGAAGCCATTGGAAAAGCTCCATTTACTAATATTGTGGAAATTAACAAGATCGGTCCAAAGAAGCAACTGTTATATCATATTAAAATTGGTAGGCAAAATGCTTCAGTTGCTGGTAAGAATGAAATATACATACCAAAGAGAGGAGATATATTTGTCTTAACTGATACAAGACCAAAGTTGGTTTCTGATTTAATACAGAATGGAAGATCATATAGAATTGCTATTGTTTCTAAGGgcggtgatgatgatgatgagatgcCACCTTATATGTATAAAATCTCATTGTCTAAATGCTTAGACAATGATCAGTTTTGTGATATTGGCAACAGTAAAACCCCTTTGTTTGCTGTTTACTTGCTGAATATTGCAACATCAAGTCGTATATGGAAAGCAATTGACTTTGAATTGGCTACTAAAAGAAATTTGCTACTTGTTAAAGAGATCATCAACACTAAATCATTG ATTTTCAAAGACAGGAAAGTGCCACAATCCGATGTAGTTTGCAATATAAAAAAGAAGTTGCTTGCTTTTAATCttaatgaatctcaaaacaatGCGGTACTAAGTTGTGTGTCGGCGGCTCAATGTAATGATAATTGTTCTATTGATCTAATTTGGGGGCCACCGGGAACTGGAAAGACGAAAACAACTGGTGCTCTGCTCTgtttattgaaagaaatgaaATGCAGAACACTTATTTGTGCGCCGACAAATACTGCTGTGATGGAAGTCGCTTCGCGGTATATGAAGTTGTTAAAAGAGAATGCTGCAGGAGAGGGTACTCTTCTACTTGGAGATGTGTTGCTATTTGGGAATAAAGATCGGATGAACGTCGATGATAATCTTTGTGATGTGTTCTTGGATAATCGTGTGAAAAAACTCATACCGTGGTTTGCACAAAAAACCGGTTGGAGGTATTGCCTGGCTTCAATGGTGGAGTTCTTTCTAAACTGTCTCAAATTGTATCAGGACCATGTCGGAAAGGAATTGATGACTCTTGAAGACTTTGTGAGAAGAaaatttttggagaattcaAGGAGTCTGAGTCAGTGTCTTACAACATTAAGAACTCATTTGCCAAGTGCTTCTGTTGCTGAAGAAAGCTCTAGAGATATTGTTTTGCTTCTTGATTTACTACAAGAATTCAATTGCCTCCTTCGAAAAAATTTTACTTCCAGTGATCTGGTGGAAGTCTTTAGGTCTAACAGTGGACTAAACAGTAATTCTAAAACTTCGGAGCTGCGAAAGAGCAAAGAAAGATGTCTTCAAGTATTGTATAGACTTCAGTCAGGATTGAAACTTCCTCCAACCAGTTCAAAAAGAGGTATTGGAGATTTTTGCATGCAAAAAGCATCACTTATGTTCACTACAGCATCGTCTTCTTCAAAATTGTACAATATGAAGGAGATGAAACCTCTTGATGTGTTGGTCATTGATGAGGCTGCACAGTTAAAAGAGTGTGAAACACTGATTCCTTTACAGCTATCTGTAGTTCGCCACACGATTCTCATCGGTGATGAATGTCAGTTGCCTGCAATGGTGAAGAGCAAG GCCTCAGAGAATGCACTGTTTGGAAGAAGTCTGTTTGAGAGGCTAAGTTCACTGGGATACAAGAAGCAACTTCTAAACGTACAGTACAGGATGCACCCTTCAATAAGCCGATTCCCAAACGCTAGCttttataataatcaaatttcaGATGGTCCGAATGTTGTTGACAAGAAGCACACTCGATGTTTTCTTCCCGGCAGCATGTTCGGTCcatattcatttattaatattgaattCGGAAATGAGGTTGCTGATAATTTGGCACATAGCAAGAAAAATTTGGTTGAAGTAGCAGTTATTTCAGACATAATCAGCAGACTTTCCAGTG AATGTGTGAGGACTACGCAAAGAGTTAGTGTTGGTATCATCTGTCCATACACTGCACAAGTTTCGGCAATTCAAGAGAAACTTGGCAAAGTATATAATGGGCATAGATTTTTTTCAGTCAGAGTTAATTCTGTTGACGGATTTCAAGGTAGTGAGGAAGACATCATAATATTTTCTGCTGTGAGGTCGAATTCTTCTGGAACAGTTGGATTTCTGTACAATCATCAACGAACAAATGTCGCATTGACCAGAGCAAG GCATTGTCTTTGGGTTTTAGGAAATGCACCAACATTATCTAGCAGTGGTACTATCTGGAGTAAATTAGTTCGTGATGCAAAATATCGAGGTTGCTTCTTTGATGGAAAGGATGATAAGAGCATCATGAATGTCATGATGAAACACTGCAATGGCTTTAGTCAAATAAATGATCAGATTTATGACATGAATTCCTTGGATATCAGTAAAACACAAGAGAAG AAAACTGGAGAAATAAATGTACTTTCAAATCAGTTCTTGCAGCTCAGTGTGGATAATACTTCTGAAGCTCCAAAATGTGATTCGAG GAAAATCAAAACTTCTGAAGGGAAAAGGATGGAGAACAACACAAAAATGGAGGATAAAAG AAAATGGCAAACTACGGAGAACCATGTTTCTGAAGTGATGTATCAACCGAAGTATCATCCTTCCACAAGCAAATCTGAAGTTCATGTGccaatttatatttcaaatgttGCACCATGCTCAACCACAAG AGTAGAAACAactccaaaagaaaagaatgtagTGAAACATGAGAAGTTAAGCAATTTGAG tTCTAAAGTTGTGCATCATTCTGAACATCCACAACTAATCAAATCTGAAGGATATATGCAAACTGGTACTTTACGAAATTGGAGTAATCAAAATAATGATGCATCAAGCTCAACCATAAA GATGACAACAGCACCAAAACCAAAACAGgtgaatgaagagaaaaaagagCCAAGTTATATAAG TGATACCATCCTCGCTTCAGTTGCTGTTGCAGTCATTGGTTCAGCTGCTTCTCGGATATTTCGCTGGTTTAATCAAAGTTAA
- the LOC120275084 gene encoding DNA polymerase alpha-associated DNA helicase A isoform X3, with product MAMSKGNGGNGDLVMDFIFSWSLDDIFNGDLFKGKVVKNPLTFESMKSYLNSYTFPMLEEVRADVASCLEAIGKAPFTNIVEINKIGPKKQLLYHIKIGRQNASVAGKNEIYIPKRGDIFVLTDTRPKLVSDLIQNGRSYRIAIVSKGGDDDDEMPPYMYKISLSKCLDNDQFCDIGNSKTPLFAVYLLNIATSSRIWKAIDFELATKRNLLLVKEIINTKSLIFKDRKVPQSDVVCNIKKKLLAFNLNESQNNAVLSCVSAAQCNDNCSIDLIWGPPGTGKTKTTGALLCLLKEMKCRTLICAPTNTAVMEVASRYMKLLKENAAGEGTLLLGDVLLFGNKDRMNVDDNLCDVFLDNRVKKLIPWFAQKTGWRYCLASMVEFFLNCLKLYQDHVGKELMTLEDFVRRKFLENSRSLSQCLTTLRTHLPSASVAEESSRDIVLLLDLLQEFNCLLRKNFTSSDLVEVFRSNSGLNSNSKTSELRKSKERCLQVLYRLQSGLKLPPTSSKRGIGDFCMQKASLMFTTASSSSKLYNMKEMKPLDVLVIDEAAQLKECETLIPLQLSVVRHTILIGDECQLPAMVKSKASENALFGRSLFERLSSLGYKKQLLNVQYRMHPSISRFPNASFYNNQISDGPNVVDKKHTRCFLPGSMFGPYSFINIEFGNEVADNLAHSKKNLVEVAVISDIISRLSSECVRTTQRVSVGIICPYTAQVSAIQEKLGKVYNGHRFFSVRVNSVDGFQGSEEDIIIFSAVRSNSSGTVGFLYNHQRTNVALTRARHCLWVLGNAPTLSSSGTIWSKLVRDAKYRGCFFDGKDDKSIMNVMMKHCNGFSQINDQIYDMNSLDISKTQEKFLQLSVDNTSEAPKCDSRKIKTSEGKRMENNTKMEDKRKWQTTENHVSEVMYQPKYHPSTSKSEVHVPIYISNVAPCSTTRVETTPKEKNVVKHEKLSNLSSKVVHHSEHPQLIKSEGYMQTGTLRNWSNQNNDASSSTIKMTTAPKPKQVNEEKKEPSYISDTILASVAVAVIGSAASRIFRWFNQS from the exons ATGGCAATGAGTAAGGGAAATGGAGGGAATGGTGATTTGGTTATGGACTTCATCTTCTCTTGGTCTCTTGATGATATATTTAATGGAGATCTCTTCAAGGGAaag GTTGTGAAGAATCCTTTAACTTTTGAATCTATGAAGAGTTATCTGAATTCATATACTTTTCCTATGCTTGAGGAAGTACGTGCTGATGTTGCTTCTTGTCTTGAAGCCATTGGAAAAGCTCCATTTACTAATATTGTGGAAATTAACAAGATCGGTCCAAAGAAGCAACTGTTATATCATATTAAAATTGGTAGGCAAAATGCTTCAGTTGCTGGTAAGAATGAAATATACATACCAAAGAGAGGAGATATATTTGTCTTAACTGATACAAGACCAAAGTTGGTTTCTGATTTAATACAGAATGGAAGATCATATAGAATTGCTATTGTTTCTAAGGgcggtgatgatgatgatgagatgcCACCTTATATGTATAAAATCTCATTGTCTAAATGCTTAGACAATGATCAGTTTTGTGATATTGGCAACAGTAAAACCCCTTTGTTTGCTGTTTACTTGCTGAATATTGCAACATCAAGTCGTATATGGAAAGCAATTGACTTTGAATTGGCTACTAAAAGAAATTTGCTACTTGTTAAAGAGATCATCAACACTAAATCATTG ATTTTCAAAGACAGGAAAGTGCCACAATCCGATGTAGTTTGCAATATAAAAAAGAAGTTGCTTGCTTTTAATCttaatgaatctcaaaacaatGCGGTACTAAGTTGTGTGTCGGCGGCTCAATGTAATGATAATTGTTCTATTGATCTAATTTGGGGGCCACCGGGAACTGGAAAGACGAAAACAACTGGTGCTCTGCTCTgtttattgaaagaaatgaaATGCAGAACACTTATTTGTGCGCCGACAAATACTGCTGTGATGGAAGTCGCTTCGCGGTATATGAAGTTGTTAAAAGAGAATGCTGCAGGAGAGGGTACTCTTCTACTTGGAGATGTGTTGCTATTTGGGAATAAAGATCGGATGAACGTCGATGATAATCTTTGTGATGTGTTCTTGGATAATCGTGTGAAAAAACTCATACCGTGGTTTGCACAAAAAACCGGTTGGAGGTATTGCCTGGCTTCAATGGTGGAGTTCTTTCTAAACTGTCTCAAATTGTATCAGGACCATGTCGGAAAGGAATTGATGACTCTTGAAGACTTTGTGAGAAGAaaatttttggagaattcaAGGAGTCTGAGTCAGTGTCTTACAACATTAAGAACTCATTTGCCAAGTGCTTCTGTTGCTGAAGAAAGCTCTAGAGATATTGTTTTGCTTCTTGATTTACTACAAGAATTCAATTGCCTCCTTCGAAAAAATTTTACTTCCAGTGATCTGGTGGAAGTCTTTAGGTCTAACAGTGGACTAAACAGTAATTCTAAAACTTCGGAGCTGCGAAAGAGCAAAGAAAGATGTCTTCAAGTATTGTATAGACTTCAGTCAGGATTGAAACTTCCTCCAACCAGTTCAAAAAGAGGTATTGGAGATTTTTGCATGCAAAAAGCATCACTTATGTTCACTACAGCATCGTCTTCTTCAAAATTGTACAATATGAAGGAGATGAAACCTCTTGATGTGTTGGTCATTGATGAGGCTGCACAGTTAAAAGAGTGTGAAACACTGATTCCTTTACAGCTATCTGTAGTTCGCCACACGATTCTCATCGGTGATGAATGTCAGTTGCCTGCAATGGTGAAGAGCAAG GCCTCAGAGAATGCACTGTTTGGAAGAAGTCTGTTTGAGAGGCTAAGTTCACTGGGATACAAGAAGCAACTTCTAAACGTACAGTACAGGATGCACCCTTCAATAAGCCGATTCCCAAACGCTAGCttttataataatcaaatttcaGATGGTCCGAATGTTGTTGACAAGAAGCACACTCGATGTTTTCTTCCCGGCAGCATGTTCGGTCcatattcatttattaatattgaattCGGAAATGAGGTTGCTGATAATTTGGCACATAGCAAGAAAAATTTGGTTGAAGTAGCAGTTATTTCAGACATAATCAGCAGACTTTCCAGTG AATGTGTGAGGACTACGCAAAGAGTTAGTGTTGGTATCATCTGTCCATACACTGCACAAGTTTCGGCAATTCAAGAGAAACTTGGCAAAGTATATAATGGGCATAGATTTTTTTCAGTCAGAGTTAATTCTGTTGACGGATTTCAAGGTAGTGAGGAAGACATCATAATATTTTCTGCTGTGAGGTCGAATTCTTCTGGAACAGTTGGATTTCTGTACAATCATCAACGAACAAATGTCGCATTGACCAGAGCAAG GCATTGTCTTTGGGTTTTAGGAAATGCACCAACATTATCTAGCAGTGGTACTATCTGGAGTAAATTAGTTCGTGATGCAAAATATCGAGGTTGCTTCTTTGATGGAAAGGATGATAAGAGCATCATGAATGTCATGATGAAACACTGCAATGGCTTTAGTCAAATAAATGATCAGATTTATGACATGAATTCCTTGGATATCAGTAAAACACAAGAGAAG TTCTTGCAGCTCAGTGTGGATAATACTTCTGAAGCTCCAAAATGTGATTCGAG GAAAATCAAAACTTCTGAAGGGAAAAGGATGGAGAACAACACAAAAATGGAGGATAAAAG AAAATGGCAAACTACGGAGAACCATGTTTCTGAAGTGATGTATCAACCGAAGTATCATCCTTCCACAAGCAAATCTGAAGTTCATGTGccaatttatatttcaaatgttGCACCATGCTCAACCACAAG AGTAGAAACAactccaaaagaaaagaatgtagTGAAACATGAGAAGTTAAGCAATTTGAG tTCTAAAGTTGTGCATCATTCTGAACATCCACAACTAATCAAATCTGAAGGATATATGCAAACTGGTACTTTACGAAATTGGAGTAATCAAAATAATGATGCATCAAGCTCAACCATAAA GATGACAACAGCACCAAAACCAAAACAGgtgaatgaagagaaaaaagagCCAAGTTATATAAG TGATACCATCCTCGCTTCAGTTGCTGTTGCAGTCATTGGTTCAGCTGCTTCTCGGATATTTCGCTGGTTTAATCAAAGTTAA
- the LOC120275084 gene encoding DNA polymerase alpha-associated DNA helicase A isoform X1, translated as MAMSKGNGGNGDLVMDFIFSWSLDDIFNGDLFKGKVVKNPLTFESMKSYLNSYTFPMLEEVRADVASCLEAIGKAPFTNIVEINKIGPKKQLLYHIKIGRQNASVAGKNEIYIPKRGDIFVLTDTRPKLVSDLIQNGRSYRIAIVSKGGDDDDEMPPYMYKISLSKCLDNDQFCDIGNSKTPLFAVYLLNIATSSRIWKAIDFELATKRNLLLVKEIINTKSLIFKDRKVPQSDVVCNIKKKLLAFNLNESQNNAVLSCVSAAQCNDNCSIDLIWGPPGTGKTKTTGALLCLLKEMKCRTLICAPTNTAVMEVASRYMKLLKENAAGEGTLLLGDVLLFGNKDRMNVDDNLCDVFLDNRVKKLIPWFAQKTGWRYCLASMVEFFLNCLKLYQDHVGKELMTLEDFVRRKFLENSRSLSQCLTTLRTHLPSASVAEESSRDIVLLLDLLQEFNCLLRKNFTSSDLVEVFRSNSGLNSNSKTSELRKSKERCLQVLYRLQSGLKLPPTSSKRGIGDFCMQKASLMFTTASSSSKLYNMKEMKPLDVLVIDEAAQLKECETLIPLQLSVVRHTILIGDECQLPAMVKSKASENALFGRSLFERLSSLGYKKQLLNVQYRMHPSISRFPNASFYNNQISDGPNVVDKKHTRCFLPGSMFGPYSFINIEFGNEVADNLAHSKKNLVEVAVISDIISRLSSECVRTTQRVSVGIICPYTAQVSAIQEKLGKVYNGHRFFSVRVNSVDGFQGSEEDIIIFSAVRSNSSGTVGFLYNHQRTNVALTRARHCLWVLGNAPTLSSSGTIWSKLVRDAKYRGCFFDGKDDKSIMNVMMKHCNGFSQINDQIYDMNSLDISKTQEKKTGEINVLSNQFLQLSVDNTSEAPKCDSRKIKTSEGKRMENNTKMEDKRKWQTTENHVSEVMYQPKYHPSTSKSEVHVPIYISNVAPCSTTRVETTPKEKNVVKHEKLSNLSSKVVHHSEHPQLIKSEGYMQTGTLRNWSNQNNDASSSTIKMTTAPKPKQVNEEKKEPSYISDTILASVAVAVIGSAASRIFRWFNQS; from the exons ATGGCAATGAGTAAGGGAAATGGAGGGAATGGTGATTTGGTTATGGACTTCATCTTCTCTTGGTCTCTTGATGATATATTTAATGGAGATCTCTTCAAGGGAaag GTTGTGAAGAATCCTTTAACTTTTGAATCTATGAAGAGTTATCTGAATTCATATACTTTTCCTATGCTTGAGGAAGTACGTGCTGATGTTGCTTCTTGTCTTGAAGCCATTGGAAAAGCTCCATTTACTAATATTGTGGAAATTAACAAGATCGGTCCAAAGAAGCAACTGTTATATCATATTAAAATTGGTAGGCAAAATGCTTCAGTTGCTGGTAAGAATGAAATATACATACCAAAGAGAGGAGATATATTTGTCTTAACTGATACAAGACCAAAGTTGGTTTCTGATTTAATACAGAATGGAAGATCATATAGAATTGCTATTGTTTCTAAGGgcggtgatgatgatgatgagatgcCACCTTATATGTATAAAATCTCATTGTCTAAATGCTTAGACAATGATCAGTTTTGTGATATTGGCAACAGTAAAACCCCTTTGTTTGCTGTTTACTTGCTGAATATTGCAACATCAAGTCGTATATGGAAAGCAATTGACTTTGAATTGGCTACTAAAAGAAATTTGCTACTTGTTAAAGAGATCATCAACACTAAATCATTG ATTTTCAAAGACAGGAAAGTGCCACAATCCGATGTAGTTTGCAATATAAAAAAGAAGTTGCTTGCTTTTAATCttaatgaatctcaaaacaatGCGGTACTAAGTTGTGTGTCGGCGGCTCAATGTAATGATAATTGTTCTATTGATCTAATTTGGGGGCCACCGGGAACTGGAAAGACGAAAACAACTGGTGCTCTGCTCTgtttattgaaagaaatgaaATGCAGAACACTTATTTGTGCGCCGACAAATACTGCTGTGATGGAAGTCGCTTCGCGGTATATGAAGTTGTTAAAAGAGAATGCTGCAGGAGAGGGTACTCTTCTACTTGGAGATGTGTTGCTATTTGGGAATAAAGATCGGATGAACGTCGATGATAATCTTTGTGATGTGTTCTTGGATAATCGTGTGAAAAAACTCATACCGTGGTTTGCACAAAAAACCGGTTGGAGGTATTGCCTGGCTTCAATGGTGGAGTTCTTTCTAAACTGTCTCAAATTGTATCAGGACCATGTCGGAAAGGAATTGATGACTCTTGAAGACTTTGTGAGAAGAaaatttttggagaattcaAGGAGTCTGAGTCAGTGTCTTACAACATTAAGAACTCATTTGCCAAGTGCTTCTGTTGCTGAAGAAAGCTCTAGAGATATTGTTTTGCTTCTTGATTTACTACAAGAATTCAATTGCCTCCTTCGAAAAAATTTTACTTCCAGTGATCTGGTGGAAGTCTTTAGGTCTAACAGTGGACTAAACAGTAATTCTAAAACTTCGGAGCTGCGAAAGAGCAAAGAAAGATGTCTTCAAGTATTGTATAGACTTCAGTCAGGATTGAAACTTCCTCCAACCAGTTCAAAAAGAGGTATTGGAGATTTTTGCATGCAAAAAGCATCACTTATGTTCACTACAGCATCGTCTTCTTCAAAATTGTACAATATGAAGGAGATGAAACCTCTTGATGTGTTGGTCATTGATGAGGCTGCACAGTTAAAAGAGTGTGAAACACTGATTCCTTTACAGCTATCTGTAGTTCGCCACACGATTCTCATCGGTGATGAATGTCAGTTGCCTGCAATGGTGAAGAGCAAG GCCTCAGAGAATGCACTGTTTGGAAGAAGTCTGTTTGAGAGGCTAAGTTCACTGGGATACAAGAAGCAACTTCTAAACGTACAGTACAGGATGCACCCTTCAATAAGCCGATTCCCAAACGCTAGCttttataataatcaaatttcaGATGGTCCGAATGTTGTTGACAAGAAGCACACTCGATGTTTTCTTCCCGGCAGCATGTTCGGTCcatattcatttattaatattgaattCGGAAATGAGGTTGCTGATAATTTGGCACATAGCAAGAAAAATTTGGTTGAAGTAGCAGTTATTTCAGACATAATCAGCAGACTTTCCAGTG AATGTGTGAGGACTACGCAAAGAGTTAGTGTTGGTATCATCTGTCCATACACTGCACAAGTTTCGGCAATTCAAGAGAAACTTGGCAAAGTATATAATGGGCATAGATTTTTTTCAGTCAGAGTTAATTCTGTTGACGGATTTCAAGGTAGTGAGGAAGACATCATAATATTTTCTGCTGTGAGGTCGAATTCTTCTGGAACAGTTGGATTTCTGTACAATCATCAACGAACAAATGTCGCATTGACCAGAGCAAG GCATTGTCTTTGGGTTTTAGGAAATGCACCAACATTATCTAGCAGTGGTACTATCTGGAGTAAATTAGTTCGTGATGCAAAATATCGAGGTTGCTTCTTTGATGGAAAGGATGATAAGAGCATCATGAATGTCATGATGAAACACTGCAATGGCTTTAGTCAAATAAATGATCAGATTTATGACATGAATTCCTTGGATATCAGTAAAACACAAGAGAAG AAAACTGGAGAAATAAATGTACTTTCAAATCAGTTCTTGCAGCTCAGTGTGGATAATACTTCTGAAGCTCCAAAATGTGATTCGAG GAAAATCAAAACTTCTGAAGGGAAAAGGATGGAGAACAACACAAAAATGGAGGATAAAAG AAAATGGCAAACTACGGAGAACCATGTTTCTGAAGTGATGTATCAACCGAAGTATCATCCTTCCACAAGCAAATCTGAAGTTCATGTGccaatttatatttcaaatgttGCACCATGCTCAACCACAAG AGTAGAAACAactccaaaagaaaagaatgtagTGAAACATGAGAAGTTAAGCAATTTGAG tTCTAAAGTTGTGCATCATTCTGAACATCCACAACTAATCAAATCTGAAGGATATATGCAAACTGGTACTTTACGAAATTGGAGTAATCAAAATAATGATGCATCAAGCTCAACCATAAA GATGACAACAGCACCAAAACCAAAACAGgtgaatgaagagaaaaaagagCCAAGTTATATAAG TGATACCATCCTCGCTTCAGTTGCTGTTGCAGTCATTGGTTCAGCTGCTTCTCGGATATTTCGCTGGTTTAATCAAAGTTAA